In the genome of Montipora foliosa isolate CH-2021 chromosome 3, ASM3666993v2, whole genome shotgun sequence, one region contains:
- the LOC137995162 gene encoding ly6/PLAUR domain-containing protein 2-like: MKTLFALAFLFCFSFASGIKCYTCSSTTSLEDCDKGKKELDCGSILNRCATFSTDFTIANVETKSFIKSCQAKSYCDNSETLLKPCNDAGGKCKLDCCDTDLCNGGSAPVVSVLLMVACAAMSLFR, translated from the exons ATGAAAACGCTGTTTGCCTTGGCTTTTCTCTTTTGCTTCTCTTTCG cTTCTGGAATCAAGTGCTACACCTGTAGCAGTACCACAAGTCTGGAGGACTGCGACAAGGGTAAAAAGGAGTTAGACTGTGGTTCCATCTTAAATCGGTGTGCGACGTTTAGCACGGATTTCACGATCGCTAATGTTGAAACCAAGAGTTTCATCAAATCATGTCAAGCCAAGTCATACTGCGATAATTCCGAAACACTGTTAAAACCGTGCAACGATGCTGGTGGAAAATGCAAACTAGATTGTTGCGACACAGATCTCTGCAATGGTGGTTCAGCGCCCGTGGTCAGCGTCCTTCTGATGGTGGCATGCGCAGCTATGTCTCTTTTCCGTTAA